In Dyadobacter subterraneus, a single genomic region encodes these proteins:
- the radC gene encoding RadC family protein, translating to MSEDNSYNPSKILSWAEEDRPREKLLLKGKAALSNAELIAILIGSGTVKLSAVDVAKGILNAVNNNISELARQGMKDLMKNKGIGEAKAITILAALELGRRRTDHIPNKRRIIDGSQAVYDEMRQHLQDKSHEEFWIIMLNRANEVMKSVAVSVGGISGTVCDPKMVFKHALENMASSIVLVHNHPSGQLKASEADVNLTQQLKECGILLDLPVLDHVIFTDKGFLSFVDENIF from the coding sequence ATGTCAGAAGATAATTCCTACAATCCAAGTAAAATTCTTAGCTGGGCAGAAGAAGACCGACCCCGCGAAAAATTGCTTTTGAAAGGAAAAGCTGCATTGTCCAATGCTGAATTAATTGCCATTCTGATAGGTTCCGGCACTGTGAAATTATCCGCGGTTGATGTTGCCAAGGGTATTTTGAATGCTGTGAATAATAACATCAGCGAGCTTGCCCGGCAAGGGATGAAAGACCTGATGAAAAATAAAGGAATTGGTGAAGCAAAAGCTATAACCATCCTTGCCGCACTTGAACTTGGCCGCAGAAGAACGGACCATATTCCGAATAAGCGCAGAATCATTGATGGATCTCAGGCGGTATACGATGAAATGAGGCAGCATCTTCAAGACAAATCGCATGAAGAATTCTGGATTATTATGCTGAACCGTGCTAACGAAGTAATGAAATCGGTTGCTGTAAGTGTTGGCGGAATTTCCGGAACAGTTTGTGATCCTAAAATGGTTTTCAAACATGCACTTGAAAACATGGCGAGTTCTATTGTATTGGTCCACAATCATCCCTCAGGCCAGTTGAAAGCCAGTGAAGCCGATGTAAATCTTACTCAACAACTGAAAGAATGCGGCATATTACTCGATCTCCCAGTCTTAGATCACGTCATTTTCACAGATAAAGGATTTCTCAGTTTTGTCGACGAGAATATTTTTTAG
- a CDS encoding LytR/AlgR family response regulator transcription factor — MRTLIVDDERLARNELKRLLEPYTKIEIVGEAANAEEALVMIDDLQPELLFLDIQMPGKNGFELLSSIEGKSPEVIFTTAYDEYAIKAFEYNALDYLLKPIDTERLKETIHRIEENQAHTEIPVSNHERVEKILGENDQVFVKDGEKCWFVKLGKVRLFESMGNYVRLHFDDQKPLVLKSLNNLEERLDPGTYFRANRKHIINLHWIEKIEPWFSGGLLVTLQGGDKIEISRRQAIRFKELMSL; from the coding sequence ATGAGAACTCTTATTGTTGATGACGAACGTCTAGCAAGAAATGAACTTAAAAGATTACTTGAACCGTACACAAAAATTGAAATTGTAGGAGAAGCCGCCAACGCGGAGGAAGCTTTGGTAATGATCGATGACCTGCAACCTGAACTTTTATTTCTTGATATACAAATGCCGGGTAAAAACGGTTTTGAACTTTTGTCTTCTATTGAAGGAAAAAGTCCGGAGGTGATTTTTACAACGGCTTATGACGAATATGCGATTAAAGCGTTTGAATACAATGCGCTGGATTATTTGCTGAAACCAATCGATACAGAACGGTTAAAAGAAACAATTCACAGAATTGAAGAAAACCAGGCACATACTGAAATTCCTGTTTCCAATCACGAAAGAGTAGAGAAAATTCTGGGTGAGAACGATCAGGTTTTTGTGAAAGATGGTGAAAAATGCTGGTTTGTGAAGTTGGGAAAAGTGAGATTGTTCGAATCTATGGGTAATTATGTTCGTCTGCATTTTGACGATCAGAAACCTTTGGTTCTTAAATCGCTTAACAATCTGGAAGAAAGACTTGATCCGGGTACTTATTTCAGAGCAAACCGTAAACATATTATAAATCTGCACTGGATAGAAAAAATTGAACCCTGGTTTAGCGGTGGTCTTTTAGTGACTTTACAAGGTGGAGATAAAATTGAAATATCCCGTCGCCAGGCGATTCGGTTTAAGGAATTGATGAGTTTGTAG
- a CDS encoding DUF3298 and DUF4163 domain-containing protein: protein MHISSKLLLLSSLIYFFACTPSTKKEEVKTGTKSGKFNKMELGNCDTTLIGGVSLVINVWEPTAQDTVSGTIRAFLNQKLIDRVNDYADSASIAAHPGSDKSIKNAYDVFASNYTKFKTQFPDAPGCWEVDLKGDTIMYSSKIIQYQMDHYAFTGGAHPNSFRTYYVFDTQTGKELKSSSFLADSVALLKKVEKSFRKLENLADTANLENAGYFLTNHKFFLPANYAFTREGIYFYYNPYEIAAYARGAITFTIPYKELEGIVKKELIF from the coding sequence ATGCATATTTCTTCAAAACTATTACTATTAAGCAGCCTTATTTACTTCTTCGCCTGCACTCCTTCTACCAAAAAAGAAGAAGTCAAAACAGGAACTAAATCAGGGAAATTTAATAAAATGGAGCTGGGAAATTGTGATACTACGCTAATCGGAGGAGTTAGCCTGGTAATTAATGTATGGGAACCAACCGCTCAGGATACAGTTTCAGGCACAATCCGTGCTTTCCTAAATCAAAAACTAATTGACAGAGTAAACGATTATGCAGATTCTGCAAGCATCGCCGCTCATCCGGGTTCTGATAAAAGTATTAAAAATGCTTACGATGTTTTTGCTTCAAATTACACTAAATTTAAAACACAATTCCCTGATGCGCCGGGTTGCTGGGAAGTGGATTTGAAAGGAGATACTATTATGTATTCTTCAAAAATAATCCAGTATCAAATGGATCATTACGCGTTTACAGGCGGCGCACATCCAAACAGTTTCCGGACTTATTATGTTTTTGATACCCAAACGGGAAAGGAATTAAAATCTTCATCATTCCTCGCTGATTCCGTTGCTTTACTTAAAAAAGTAGAAAAGTCATTTAGAAAACTGGAAAACCTGGCGGATACTGCGAATCTTGAAAACGCCGGGTATTTTTTGACAAATCATAAATTTTTTCTACCTGCCAATTACGCTTTTACCCGAGAAGGAATCTACTTTTATTACAATCCGTACGAAATTGCAGCTTACGCGCGCGGAGCAATCACGTTCACAATTCCATATAAAGAGCTCGAAGGAATTGTAAAAAAGGAATTGATTTTTTAG